The following are encoded in a window of Sinomonas cyclohexanicum genomic DNA:
- the def gene encoding peptide deformylase, translating into MTVHPITIWGEPVLHQRAAEVTEFDDALRTLIADMHETNDAAHGAGLAAPQIGVGLRVFVYKFRNEDGVPPRGAIVNPRLTLSKVSGAAPDPEEDEEGCLSFPGEGYPLRRAEWVKVEGFDGDGQPLEFVATGWFGRVMQHEYDHLDGKLYVNRLIDKYAKKARRAARKHGWGVPGLTWMPGVDPDPFGHGDHDDDVHEHDHSHGHGGHGHAGHDETGL; encoded by the coding sequence ACCAGCGGGCCGCCGAGGTCACGGAGTTCGACGACGCGCTGCGCACCCTCATCGCTGACATGCACGAGACGAACGACGCCGCCCACGGCGCCGGTCTCGCCGCCCCCCAGATCGGGGTCGGGCTGCGCGTCTTCGTGTACAAGTTCCGCAACGAGGACGGCGTGCCGCCGCGCGGCGCCATCGTGAATCCCCGCCTGACGCTCTCCAAGGTCTCCGGCGCCGCGCCGGACCCCGAGGAAGACGAGGAGGGCTGCCTCTCGTTCCCGGGCGAGGGCTACCCCCTGCGGCGGGCCGAGTGGGTCAAGGTCGAGGGGTTCGACGGCGACGGCCAGCCCCTCGAGTTCGTGGCCACCGGCTGGTTCGGGCGGGTCATGCAGCACGAGTACGACCACCTGGACGGCAAGCTCTATGTCAACCGGCTCATCGACAAGTACGCGAAAAAGGCCCGTCGCGCCGCCAGGAAGCACGGCTGGGGCGTACCGGGCCTGACCTGGATGCCCGGGGTGGACCCGGACCCGTTCGGGCACGGCGACCACGACGACGACGTGCATGAGCATGACCACTCGCATGGCCACGGCGGTCACGGACATGCCGGCCACGACGAGACCGGACTCTGA
- a CDS encoding glyceraldehyde-3-phosphate dehydrogenase produces the protein MSTTTESALGTWIGREAAAEEMIPIIGRLYRQNNVVTSVHGRSLINQSVVGLLKAHRWARQIDSEELALEETLPILKVLDTLELGAASIDIARLNEAFRAEGQALGLEEFLRAELAPIVGKHGADPRRSQDVVLYGFGRIGRLVARILIEHAGGGDGLRLRAIVVRKGSDQDLVKRASLLRRDSVHGAFEGTITVDQENNTILANGTLIQVIYSDSPASVDYTQYGIHDAIVVDNTGKWRDAEGLSQHLQSKGVARVLLTAPGKGDLPNIVHGINHTSISKDDKIVTAASCTTNAITPVLKAINDKYGVVHGHVETVHSFTNDQNLIDNFHKGNRRGRAAGLNMVITETGAAKAVAKALPELAGKLTGNAIRVPTPDVSMAVLNLSLEKETTKDEVNAYLREMSLHSDLRKQIDYIDSPEVVSTDFVGSRRAGIVDGLATISTGKNLVLYVWYDNEFGYSTQVVRVLEDMAGDHAPTFPVQTAADEYELATTR, from the coding sequence GTGAGCACAACGACGGAATCCGCCCTGGGTACGTGGATCGGACGCGAGGCCGCCGCGGAGGAGATGATCCCGATCATCGGGCGCCTCTACCGCCAGAACAACGTGGTGACCTCGGTCCACGGCCGCAGCCTCATCAACCAGTCGGTGGTCGGCCTCCTCAAGGCCCACCGCTGGGCCCGCCAGATCGACAGCGAGGAGCTGGCTCTCGAGGAGACCCTCCCCATCCTGAAGGTGCTCGACACCCTCGAGCTCGGCGCCGCGTCGATCGACATCGCGCGACTGAACGAGGCGTTCCGCGCCGAGGGCCAGGCCCTCGGCCTCGAGGAGTTCCTCCGCGCAGAGCTCGCCCCGATCGTCGGCAAGCACGGCGCGGATCCTCGCAGGAGCCAGGACGTCGTCCTCTACGGCTTCGGCCGCATCGGCCGCCTCGTCGCGCGCATCCTCATCGAGCACGCCGGTGGCGGCGACGGCCTGCGCCTGCGCGCCATCGTGGTCCGCAAGGGCTCCGACCAGGACCTCGTCAAGCGTGCGAGCCTGCTCCGCCGGGACTCGGTCCACGGCGCGTTCGAGGGCACCATCACGGTCGACCAGGAGAACAACACCATCCTGGCCAACGGCACCCTCATCCAGGTCATCTACTCGGACAGCCCCGCCAGCGTCGACTACACCCAGTACGGCATCCACGACGCGATCGTGGTGGACAACACGGGCAAGTGGCGCGACGCGGAGGGCCTATCCCAGCACCTGCAGAGCAAGGGCGTGGCGCGCGTCCTGCTCACGGCCCCCGGCAAGGGCGACCTTCCGAACATCGTCCACGGCATCAACCACACGTCGATCTCCAAGGACGACAAGATCGTCACGGCGGCCTCGTGCACGACCAACGCGATCACTCCGGTCCTCAAAGCGATCAACGACAAGTACGGTGTGGTCCACGGCCACGTCGAGACGGTCCACTCGTTCACGAACGACCAGAACCTCATCGACAACTTCCACAAGGGCAACCGCCGTGGCCGCGCCGCCGGGCTCAACATGGTCATCACCGAGACGGGTGCCGCGAAGGCCGTCGCCAAGGCGCTCCCCGAGCTCGCCGGCAAGCTCACGGGCAACGCGATCCGCGTCCCCACCCCGGACGTCTCCATGGCAGTGCTGAACCTCAGCCTCGAGAAGGAGACCACCAAGGACGAGGTCAACGCGTACCTGCGCGAGATGTCGCTGCACTCCGACCTGCGCAAGCAGATCGACTACATCGACTCGCCCGAGGTCGTCTCCACTGACTTCGTCGGTTCGCGCCGCGCGGGCATCGTCGACGGCCTCGCGACGATCTCCACGGGCAAGAACCTCGTGCTCTATGTCTGGTACGACAACGAGTTCGGCTACTCCACCCAGGTGGTGCGCGTCCTCGAGGACATGGCGGGCGACCACGCTCCGACGTTCCCCGTCCAGACCGCGGCGGACGAGTACGAGCTGGCAACGACTCGGTAG